A single Perognathus longimembris pacificus isolate PPM17 chromosome 17, ASM2315922v1, whole genome shotgun sequence DNA region contains:
- the LOC125365828 gene encoding rab-interacting lysosomal protein: MEPSRSAPGPAGCGSRGATGSGTAAELVYHLAGALGSELQELARRFGPEAAAGLVPLVVRALELLEKAAVGPAPDSLQVSAQQAELELRRLREENERLRRELRSGPQEERALLRQLKEVTDRQRDELRAHSRDLQQRSQETEALQEQLQRLLLVNAELRHKLAVVQAQLRVAQDRERERQLSREGARELVGDQKQEPERAAPEPPVDAPEQPGSPLQGSQSGFSREEVEQILQERNELKANVFLLKEELAYFQRELLTDHRVPGLLLEAMKVAIRKQRKKIKAKMLGTPEEAESSDDEDGSWLLLSVDKENEPPPTESRIQSFFSLWYRGAGEAPEAETRCSTSPSKLGEEEEATQQPPLEPVGHPPAPIS, translated from the exons ATGGAGCCGAGCAGGTCAGCGCCTGGGCCAGCTGGCTGTGGGTCTCGAGGGGCCACGGGGTCGGGGACAGCGGCGGAGCTCGTGTACCATCTCGCGGGGGCCTTGGGCTCGGAGCTGCAGGAGCTGGCGCGCCGTTTCGGTCCGGAGGCGGCGGCCGGGCTGGTGCCGCTCGTGGTCCGGGCCCTGGAGCTCCTGGAGAAGGCCGCCGTGGGGCCCGCCCCGGACTCG CTGCAGGTGTCGGCGCAGCAGGCCGAACTGGAGCTGCGGCGGCTGCGGGAGGAGAACGAGCGGCTCCGCCGGGAGCTGCGCTCGGGGCCGCAGG AGGAGCGCGCGCTGCTGCGGCAGCTCAAGGAGGTGACAGACCGACAGCGGGACGAGCTCCGCGCGCACAGCCGCGACCTACAGCAGCGCAGCCAGGAGACCGAGGCC TTGCAGGAGCAGCTGCAGCGCCTTCTGCTGGTGAATGCGGAGCTCCGGCACAAGCTGGCGGTCGTGCAGGCCCAGCTGCGGGTGGCTCAGGACCGCGAGAGGGAGCGCCAGCTTTCTCGGGAAGGCGCCCGCGAGCTAGTTGGAGACCAGAAGCAGGAGCCTGAGCGGGCAGCCCCTGAACCCCCG GTGGATGCCCCAGAGCAGCCAGGGAGCCCCTTGCAGGGAAGCCAGAGCGGCTTCAGCCGGGAGGAAGTTGAACAGATTCTTCAGGAGCGGAATGAGCTTAAGGCCAATGTGTTCCTGCTTAAGGAGGAGTTGGCCTACTTCCAGAG GGAGCTGCTCACAGACCACAGGGTCCCTGGACTTCTGCTCGAAGCCATGAAGGTGGCCATCAGAAAACAGCGGAAGAAGATCAAGGCCAAGATGTTAGGGACACCAGAGGAAGCAGAGAGCAG TGATGATGAAGATGGCTCATGGCTCCTGCTCTccgtggataaagaaaatgagcCTCCGCCCACCGAGTCCAGAATACAGAGTTT ctttagCTTGTGGTATCGAGGTGCAGGAGAGGCCCCTGAGGCTGAGACCCGCTGCAGCACTTCTCCCAGCAAGctaggggaagaagaggaagccaCCCAGCAACCTCCCTTGGAGCCTGTGGGCCATCCTCCAGCCCCCATCTCCTGA
- the Scarf1 gene encoding scavenger receptor class F member 1, whose protein sequence is MGLGLLLLLLLLWTRGTRESTLNPKGQHVCPGSSPSVELQCCPGWRQKDQECTIPVCEGEDACREDEICMKPGLCRCKPGFFGAQCRSRCPGQYWGPDCRETCPCHPHGHCEPATGVCQCQAGRWGSLCEFPCTCGSHARCDPATGTCHCEPGWWSLTCRRPCQCNPAARCDPASGACLCPPGYWGRRCSFRCSCHKSPCLQDSGRCTCLQGWWGSECQWQCDCVRGQCNVASGQCTCPPGFHGKRCELPCDPGRYGDQCSESCGHCAPNATCSPITGSCDSCEPGWNGTLCKQRCPPGTFGNSCSQQCPRCQHGEPCQADTGHCQRCDPGWLGPRCEDPCPAGTFGEDCGSTCPTCVQGVCDVVTGECVCNAGYWGASCNSSCPSGFHGSNCSLSCQCSEGLCHPVSGACQLGRHGKNALIAGILVPLLLLLLGIACCAYCRWATRLDSKDRPARDGAALSRMKQQVWGALTRLGSVLSCGSLSNYKLPWVTVSHHDPEVPFNHSFIEPPSAGWASDDSFSSDPESGAEDEGHTYSVPPREGMIPVTQAESPEASLAGGPFPPPEDASTPFPIPRTSSLARAKRPSVSFAEGTKFAPQSRRSSGELSSPIRKPKRLSRGSQPCPEGQEAEDSTSPEQAKPEEAPPEAASIGDATECVESINSSAQDSSSSVATIYMLAGTPQKSEGPSRSVFHRLGNFQKGQAESKVKSAIPKPIRRSLGQNKSGPGLASGSTSQSPGSAPNANVGTRPEEVSRELGDGTKSAGRVQEVTSGSIPPIQDPQKQAEEERQEEPVYENVVHMSGPPQP, encoded by the exons ATGGGACTGGGGCTGCTGCTCCTACTGCTGCTGCTCTGGACAAGGGGGACCCGGGAATCCACGCTAAACCCAAAAGGGCAGCATGTCTGCCCCGGCAGCAG CCCCTCTGTGGAGCTCCAGTGCTGTCCAGGCTGGAGGCAGAAAGATCAAGAATGCACCATCC CCGTCTGTGAAGGGGAAGACGCCTGCAGGGAAGATGAGATATGCATGAAGCCAGGCCTCTGTCGATGCAAACCTGGGTTCTTTGGGGCCCAGTGTCGTTCTC GCTGCccgggccagtactggggccccGACTGCCGTGAGACCTGTCCCTGCCACCCCCATGGCCATTGTGAGCCAGCCACAGGCGTGTGCCAGTGCCAAGCAGGCCGCTGGGGCAGCCTCTGCGAGTTCCCATGCACCTGCGGCTCCCATGCACGTTGTGACCCTGCTACGGGCACATGTCATTGCGAGCCAGGTTGGTGGTCGCTCACGTGCCGACGCCCATGCCAGTGCAACCCAGCGGCGCGCTGTGACCCAGCCTCTGGCGCCTGCCTGTGCCCGCCTGGCTATTGGGGTCGCCGCTGCAGCTTCCGTTGCTCCTGCCATAAATCACCATGCCTGCAGGACTCTGGCCGCTGCACCTGTTTGCAGGGCTGGTGGGGCTCCGAGTGTCAGTGGCAGTGCGACTGTGTCCGTGGCCAGTGCAACGTGGCCTCTGGCCAGTGCACCTGCCCACCGGGCTTCCATGGCAAGCGCTGTGAACTGCCCTGCGACCCTGGCCGCTATGGGGATCAGTGCAGTGAAAG CTGTGGCCACTGCGCGCCCAATGCAACGTGTTCTCCAATCACGGGCAGCTGTGACTCCTGCGAGCCTGGCTGGAATGGAACCCTGTGCAAGCAGCGATGCCCACCTGGTACCTTTGGCAACAGCTGCAGCCAGCAATGCCCCCGCTGCCAGCATGGGGAACCCTGTCAGGCAGACACAGGGCACTGTCAGcgctgtgaccctggctggctGGGGCCCAG GTGTGAAGACCCCTGCCCAGCTGGTACCTTtggggaggactgtggttctacCTGCCCCACCTGTGTTCAGGGAGTCTGTGATGTGGTGACAGGGGAGTGTGTCTGCAACGCCGGCTACTGGGGAGCCAG CTGCAACAGTTCCTGCCCATCTGGCTTTCATGGAAGCAACTGCTCTCTCTCCTGCCAGTGCTCAGAGGGACTCTGCCACCCTGTCTCCGGGGCCTGCCAACTGG GCCGTCATGGCAAAAATGCCCTCATTGCCGGCATTCTTGTGCCTCTGCTGTTGCTCCTCCTGGGCATTGCCTGCTGTGCCTACTGCCGCTGGGCCACCCGATTGGATTCCAAGGACAG GCCAGCAAGAGACGGAGCTGCCTTATCCAGGATGAAGCAGCAGGTCTGGGGGGCACTGACCAGGCTGGGCTCTGTGCTGTCCTGTGGCTCCCTCAGCAACTACAAGCTCCCCTGGGTGACAG TCTCTCACCATGATCCGGAGGTCCCCTTCAACCACAGCTTCATCGAGCCACCTTCTGCTGGCTGGGCCTCTGATGATTCCTTCTCTTCTGATCCTGAGTCTGGAGCAGAGGATGAGGGTCATACCTACTCCGTGCCACCCCGAGAAG GGATGATCCCGGTGACCCAGGCAGAGTCTCCAGAGGCCAGCCTGGCTGGaggccccttcccaccccccgagGATGCCTCTACACCATTTCCTATCCCACGCACCTCCAGCCTGGCCCGGGCCAAGCGGCCATCTGTTTCCTTTGCTGAAGGCACCAAGTTTGCACCACAGAGTCGTCGAAGTTCGGGGGAACTCTCCAGCCCAATCAGAAAGCCCAAGAGGCTTTCCAGGGGCTCCCAGCCATGTCCTGAGGGCCAGGAGGCCGAAGATTCCACAAGCCCAGAGCAAGCAAAACCAGAGGAGGCGCCTCCTGAAGCTGCCAGCATAGGAGATGCAACTGAGTGTGTGGAAAGCATCAACAGCAGCGCCCAGGACAGCTCTAGCTCTGTAGCCACCATCTACATGCTAGCAGGGACACCCCAGAAATCTGAGGGCCCTAGCCGGTCTGTCTTTCATCGTCTTGGTAACTTCCAGAAAGGCCAAGCAGAATCCAAGGTCAAGAGTGCCATCCCTAAACCCATACGCAGATCCCTGGGTCAAAACAAGagtggcccagggctggcctctggCTCTACTAGCCAGAGCCCTGGATCAGCCCCCAATGCCAACGTGGGGACTCGGCCAGAGGAAGTGTCCAGGGAGCTGGGGGATGGCACTAAGAGTGCGGGGAGGGTCCAGGAAGTAACCTCAGGAAGCATTCCCCCAATACAAGATCCTCAGAAGCAAGCTGAAGAGGAAAGGCAGGAAGAGCCTGTGTATGAGAATGTTGTACACATGTCTGGGCCACCACAGCCCTGA